The following are encoded together in the Pedobacter sp. D749 genome:
- a CDS encoding protein-disulfide reductase DsbD — MISLKKICLGLLFVCAISLNGYAQDSSGTDDLTFTEIKPEAPDSTIKASDTVAKIAAAVPATVKQTVAPSKEEHKTLWGIFIAGFVGGLAALLMPCIFPMLPLTVSFFTKGSEKGKAFRRAALYGFFIILIYVVLGLLVTVIFGADALNSLSTNGIFNFFFFLLLVVFAASFLGAFEITLPSSWVNKMDANSDKGGIAGLFFMAGTLALVSFSCTGPIIGTLLVQAATTGALLGPAIGMFGFSLALAIPFALFALFPSAMNKLPKSGGWLNSVKVVLGFLELAFALKFLSNVDLAYHWEWFDREIFLSLWIVIFGMMGIYLLGKLKFSHDSPLAFISVPRLFLATVVLAFTIYLIPGMWGAPLKSISAFLPPQETQDFDLYTANLLAGKPTATNDGPHKYADKFHAPLKLNAYFDYDEGLAAAKKLNKPVLIDFTGHACVNCRKMEANVWPDKDVYKMISNDYVLIQLYVDDKTALAPADVTVTSEGKKLSTIGKKWSDLQARKFQSNSQPFYVLLDPKTEALLAPPQGADYEIANYQKFLKSGLNAFH; from the coding sequence ATGATATCCTTAAAAAAAATATGTCTCGGTTTGCTGTTCGTTTGTGCCATATCCTTAAATGGATATGCACAGGATAGCTCCGGCACCGACGACCTCACTTTTACAGAGATAAAGCCAGAAGCACCTGATAGTACGATTAAAGCAAGTGATACTGTTGCCAAAATAGCAGCCGCAGTACCCGCCACGGTTAAACAAACTGTTGCGCCATCAAAAGAAGAACACAAAACTTTGTGGGGAATTTTTATTGCAGGCTTTGTTGGCGGTTTAGCAGCCTTGTTGATGCCCTGCATCTTCCCCATGTTGCCCCTTACAGTAAGTTTTTTCACTAAAGGATCAGAAAAAGGGAAAGCCTTCCGGCGGGCAGCATTGTATGGGTTTTTTATTATCCTCATTTATGTAGTGCTTGGACTTTTGGTTACGGTAATTTTTGGTGCCGATGCCTTAAACAGTCTCTCTACCAATGGGATATTCAATTTCTTTTTCTTCTTATTGCTTGTTGTTTTTGCAGCTTCGTTTTTGGGTGCTTTTGAAATTACCCTACCCTCTTCATGGGTAAATAAAATGGATGCCAATTCGGATAAAGGCGGCATTGCAGGATTATTTTTTATGGCCGGAACACTGGCCTTAGTATCCTTTTCCTGCACAGGCCCTATTATAGGTACTTTATTGGTACAGGCAGCTACAACGGGGGCTTTGTTAGGGCCAGCAATTGGCATGTTTGGCTTTTCTTTGGCTCTGGCCATTCCTTTTGCCTTATTTGCTTTATTTCCGTCTGCGATGAACAAACTACCAAAATCTGGTGGTTGGCTAAACAGTGTTAAGGTTGTTCTAGGTTTTCTTGAGCTTGCTTTTGCCCTGAAATTCTTAAGTAATGTAGATCTTGCCTACCATTGGGAATGGTTTGACCGCGAAATATTTTTAAGCCTTTGGATTGTTATTTTCGGAATGATGGGTATTTATCTGCTGGGGAAACTAAAGTTTTCGCATGATAGTCCTTTAGCATTTATTTCAGTACCCAGGCTTTTTCTAGCCACTGTAGTATTGGCCTTTACCATTTACCTGATCCCGGGCATGTGGGGCGCGCCATTAAAAAGCATTTCAGCCTTTCTTCCACCTCAGGAAACACAGGATTTCGATTTATATACAGCCAATTTATTAGCAGGGAAACCGACTGCAACAAATGATGGTCCGCATAAATATGCTGATAAATTTCATGCACCATTAAAGCTCAATGCCTATTTCGATTATGATGAAGGTTTAGCTGCAGCTAAGAAACTGAATAAACCTGTACTCATTGATTTTACAGGCCATGCCTGCGTAAACTGCAGAAAAATGGAAGCCAATGTTTGGCCAGATAAAGACGTATATAAAATGATCAGTAATGATTATGTATTGATTCAGTTATATGTGGATGATAAAACAGCACTTGCTCCGGCTGATGTAACGGTTACATCTGAAGGAAAAAAACTCAGCACCATTGGTAAAAAATGGAGCGACCTGCAAGCAAGGAAATTCCAGTCAAATTCGCAGCCTTTTTATGTACTGCTTGATCCAAAAACAGAAGCACTATTGGCACCACCACAAGGTGCTGATTATGAAATAGCCAATTACCAAAAATTCTTAAAAAGTGGTTTAAACGCTTTCCACTAA
- a CDS encoding DUF3526 domain-containing protein, with product MSARISTIAKQTFKAAFNNSATLALTLLLGLSLCLATYVGWQNFKTQNNQRLHYKELVRAQWLAKPDKHPHRMAHYGYLAFREKHELSFFDFGIESFAGVSIFLEAHKQNTVNFSEAGFTNGMLSFGEISVAMVLQLLVPLLIFFLGYNSISAERESGTLKILLCQDVSWKQLLWGKTIGIIGVCLSIFIPLILLTILLWASLSHWQISMDSALRLLLLVLSYAIYFFIISAITVLVSAFARSSKSALITLLACWIFFMVIMPRITQAVGVKIHPSPSKIEFADAIAADVHRQGDSHDPNDPHYAAIKDSLLKAYTVDDVKKLPFNYGGYIMAEGEKITSKIYSQHQNKLNHIFEKQNSITTISGFLNPYLLLKHISMALTASDFNTFVDFQHQAETYRYQLAQKMNKLQIEKISNIAPGEEEKPLAISKANWAEQPDFNYHFKKLGTVLSNELLALSALTFWLLVAVMLLQYSTKWIKTIS from the coding sequence ATGTCAGCTAGAATAAGCACTATTGCGAAACAAACTTTTAAAGCCGCCTTTAACAATAGCGCCACCTTAGCCTTAACCCTTTTATTGGGTTTATCGCTCTGTTTGGCCACTTATGTTGGCTGGCAAAACTTTAAAACGCAAAATAATCAACGGCTCCATTATAAGGAACTGGTAAGGGCACAATGGTTAGCCAAACCAGATAAACATCCTCACAGGATGGCGCACTATGGCTACCTCGCCTTTCGCGAAAAACATGAACTCAGTTTCTTCGATTTTGGCATAGAAAGTTTCGCCGGGGTATCGATTTTTTTAGAGGCACATAAACAGAACACCGTCAATTTTAGTGAAGCAGGTTTTACGAACGGCATGTTAAGCTTTGGCGAAATCAGTGTAGCCATGGTATTACAACTATTGGTACCGCTGCTCATTTTCTTTTTGGGTTATAACAGCATATCGGCAGAACGCGAATCAGGGACTTTAAAAATCCTGTTGTGCCAGGATGTAAGCTGGAAACAACTCCTTTGGGGCAAAACTATAGGTATTATTGGCGTTTGCCTCTCCATATTTATCCCACTTATATTGCTCACCATCTTGTTATGGGCATCTTTAAGTCACTGGCAAATTAGTATGGATTCAGCCTTACGCCTGTTACTCCTGGTTTTGTCTTATGCCATTTATTTTTTCATTATTTCGGCCATTACCGTTTTGGTTTCGGCCTTTGCGCGCAGTTCTAAATCAGCCTTAATTACCTTATTGGCCTGTTGGATATTTTTCATGGTCATTATGCCCCGCATTACCCAGGCGGTTGGTGTAAAGATTCATCCTTCACCTTCTAAAATAGAATTTGCCGATGCCATTGCAGCTGATGTTCATCGGCAAGGCGATAGCCACGATCCCAATGACCCACATTACGCGGCCATTAAAGATTCACTGCTTAAAGCTTACACGGTGGATGATGTAAAAAAACTCCCTTTTAACTATGGCGGTTATATTATGGCCGAAGGCGAAAAAATTACCTCAAAAATTTATAGTCAGCACCAAAATAAGCTGAACCATATTTTCGAAAAACAGAACAGCATTACTACCATTTCGGGTTTCTTAAACCCTTATTTATTGCTGAAACATATTTCGATGGCCTTAACCGCATCCGATTTTAATACCTTCGTCGATTTTCAGCATCAGGCAGAGACCTATCGCTATCAACTTGCTCAAAAGATGAATAAGCTGCAAATTGAAAAGATTAGCAATATTGCACCTGGAGAAGAAGAAAAACCTTTAGCCATCAGCAAGGCAAACTGGGCCGAACAACCCGATTTCAATTACCATTTCAAAAAACTAGGTACTGTTTTGTCGAATGAGTTATTAGCACTAAGCGCCCTAACCTTCTGGTTATTGGTTGCGGTTATGTTGCTTCAATATTCAACCAAATGGATCAAAACGATATCGTAA
- a CDS encoding PLP-dependent cysteine synthase family protein, which translates to MRTLTANEMTASNIGKFEHLSLLVGNTPMLELTYTYQGSIGKIYVKCEHYNLTGSIKDRMALYTLKKAYAEGKIKAGDRIVEATSGNTGIAFAAIGKALGHPVTIIMPNWLSKERMDIIKSLGAEIILVSKEEGGFIGSIKLAEEMAENNPDIFLPKQFENIANPEAHEHTTGKEIWGQLKLKNLSPDAFVAGVGTGGTIMGVGNFLRKQNADIKVHPLEPAESPTLTTGYKVGSHRIQGISDEFIPEIVKLSELDEVIQVNDGDAILMAQKLAEKLGLAVGISSGANVIGAIKQQQKMGIDSCVVTIFSDSNKKYLSTDLMKLEPVKTGYITPEVDFLDYQAFSRLH; encoded by the coding sequence ATGAGAACATTAACAGCAAATGAAATGACAGCTTCCAATATAGGGAAATTTGAACATTTATCGCTTCTGGTTGGTAACACACCAATGCTGGAGCTTACTTATACTTACCAGGGAAGTATAGGTAAAATTTATGTTAAATGTGAGCATTATAACCTGACAGGCAGTATTAAGGATAGGATGGCGCTTTACACCCTGAAAAAAGCTTATGCTGAAGGCAAAATCAAAGCAGGAGACCGTATAGTTGAGGCTACGAGCGGTAACACCGGGATTGCATTTGCAGCAATAGGCAAAGCTTTAGGTCATCCGGTAACCATCATAATGCCCAACTGGTTGAGCAAAGAGCGCATGGATATTATTAAAAGTTTAGGTGCTGAAATTATTCTGGTGAGCAAGGAAGAAGGTGGGTTTATTGGTAGCATTAAACTTGCAGAAGAGATGGCCGAAAACAATCCGGATATCTTTTTACCAAAACAGTTCGAAAATATTGCCAATCCAGAAGCACACGAACATACCACAGGTAAGGAAATCTGGGGCCAATTAAAATTGAAAAATCTATCACCCGATGCTTTTGTTGCCGGAGTAGGCACCGGAGGAACCATCATGGGCGTAGGTAATTTTTTAAGAAAGCAAAACGCTGATATTAAAGTACACCCACTTGAACCTGCAGAATCACCTACTTTAACTACGGGTTATAAAGTAGGCAGCCACAGAATCCAGGGCATTTCTGATGAGTTCATTCCAGAAATTGTTAAACTGAGCGAACTGGATGAAGTGATACAGGTAAATGATGGCGATGCCATACTAATGGCACAAAAACTAGCTGAGAAACTTGGTTTAGCGGTAGGCATATCATCAGGAGCCAATGTGATAGGTGCTATCAAACAACAACAAAAAATGGGAATTGACAGCTGCGTAGTGACCATCTTTTCCGATAGCAACAAAAAATATTTAAGTACCGATCTGATGAAGTTGGAACCAGTTAAAACAGGGTATATTACCCCTGAAGTAGATTTTCTGGATTACCAGGCCTTTAGCAGATTACATTAA
- a CDS encoding Lrp/AsnC family transcriptional regulator, translated as MIHGDLDQVDIEILKLLQHDAALTHKEISLKLHKSIATIHERIRRLKEQGYIKRIVAILDRKKINRNLIAFSHVLLKEHTAKTLIEFETEVSKFGEVMECLQMTGAHDFILRIATKDMDAYHEFLRNKLATLPNITTVQSYFVLSEPKSETAYPL; from the coding sequence ATGATACACGGAGATTTAGATCAGGTTGATATCGAAATATTAAAATTGCTGCAGCATGATGCCGCCCTGACTCATAAAGAGATATCGTTAAAGCTGCATAAATCTATAGCAACCATACACGAACGTATAAGGAGATTAAAGGAACAAGGTTACATTAAAAGAATTGTGGCAATTCTCGATCGGAAAAAAATAAACAGAAACCTGATTGCTTTCTCCCATGTATTACTGAAAGAGCATACTGCTAAAACCCTGATTGAATTCGAAACCGAAGTTTCTAAATTTGGGGAAGTAATGGAATGCCTTCAAATGACTGGGGCTCATGATTTTATTCTCCGTATTGCAACTAAAGATATGGATGCCTATCACGAATTTTTACGGAATAAACTGGCTACTTTACCTAATATCACAACCGTTCAGAGCTATTTTGTACTTTCAGAGCCAAAAAGTGAAACCGCTTATCCGCTGTAA
- a CDS encoding protein-disulfide reductase DsbD domain-containing protein, whose protein sequence is MKKIIFLFCTVCLISLSAYSQILKPVTWSYAAKKTGPNTATVFIKASVDQGWHLYSQFVKDGGPVKTTFTFPASGAYTLVGKTIEPKAITKFESTFKMDVSYFEKSVVFQQKVKLKGKTATIKGNVEFMVCDDKQCLPPEQVEFSIPVK, encoded by the coding sequence ATGAAAAAAATCATCTTTTTGTTCTGTACTGTATGCCTGATTAGCCTTAGTGCATATAGCCAAATTTTAAAACCCGTAACCTGGAGTTATGCCGCAAAAAAAACAGGTCCAAATACAGCTACTGTTTTCATCAAAGCTTCGGTAGATCAGGGCTGGCACCTTTATTCACAATTTGTTAAAGACGGAGGTCCTGTTAAAACAACCTTTACTTTTCCTGCATCCGGCGCTTATACCCTGGTTGGAAAAACAATCGAACCAAAAGCAATAACCAAGTTCGAATCTACTTTTAAAATGGATGTAAGCTACTTCGAAAAGTCGGTAGTTTTTCAACAAAAAGTGAAGCTAAAAGGTAAAACCGCAACAATTAAAGGCAATGTAGAGTTTATGGTATGCGATGATAAGCAATGTTTACCGCCAGAGCAGGTCGAATTTAGTATTCCTGTAAAGTAA
- a CDS encoding TonB-dependent receptor, with protein MSKRDVTLKGKIVDEKGETLVGVSIKVKGTTIVASTDANGTFSVTIPSTVSNPVLVVSYIGYATQELPVDGKTTISIQLKSSTNDLDEVVVVGYNTVKKSDLTGAVVSVGAEQIRSRPVQNALQAIQGKAAGVDVTSNERPGQVGSILIRGVRSINASNSPLYVVDGIPFAAGGIEAINPNDIESIDILKDASATAIYGSKGANGVVLVTTKKGKTGRLTLDYVGTATIETIQNRTQMMNAAEYIEFRRDAYRRVGYLNPAAQASTTYPVIPTQADDNRIFPNDSYVTANIAQGWQNGVYNGSLVPTTNWTDLVTRTGITQDHVLSASGGTDKLKAYASFGYLNQIGTELGQDYNRYTSKVSVELNPVKWFKFGANITASYGLQNYGFSTGNATGPSSLYGAALGMLPVAVPFDVNGNRINLPGADINIQNPVGEDQYNINLRKVLRTIGSFYAEVSLLKGLKYRINFGPDFYNNYNGRYQDAKSINRGAGESGSTNYAQLNQNNRFAYTLDHLVYYDKTIKKHNFGVTLLQSSSLFKEESSSMTGTKIPLSNPLWYGLGGANIPSLDAFSTDLSRNTLVSYMARVNYSFNSKYLLTASARWDGASQLAEGNKWDFFPSTAIAWRIDQEDFMKNIKWIDQMKLRLGVGSVGNSAISYGTTLGKLQPLTYTYGSSVQTGYVASDASLASPPTLPNKALGWEHTLQYNLGLDFSLVKGRVGGSLDLYKSKTTDLLLQKDISSINGYTSSFDNIGETHNRGIDITLNTVNLKNKDFNWSTTLSFSASKDKVVKLANGDVIGSLLFIGQRVRVAYDFVKDGIWQNTPEDLAEMAKFNANLPAASAFKPGSIRVRDLNNDYKIDANNDRMIRGSYTPSWTSGMTNTFTYKNFDLSIFIIARYNFLIATGAESLQGRFAQRLVDYWTPTNPTNDYPAPNYGSAAGDPYRSAMNYQDGSFVKIRNISLGYYFPEKIAKKLALSKLRVYAQAINPGLIYSNVGWVDPDSGISSNNSVTSTFNRGVVFGVNVSL; from the coding sequence ATGAGCAAACGAGACGTTACCCTAAAAGGAAAAATTGTTGACGAAAAAGGTGAAACCTTGGTTGGCGTGAGTATAAAAGTAAAAGGTACAACTATTGTAGCCTCTACCGATGCCAATGGTACTTTCTCCGTTACTATTCCATCAACGGTGAGCAACCCGGTTTTGGTGGTTTCGTACATTGGATATGCCACACAAGAATTACCCGTAGATGGAAAAACTACGATCAGCATACAATTAAAGAGTTCCACAAATGATTTAGATGAGGTTGTAGTTGTTGGTTATAACACCGTAAAAAAAAGTGATTTAACCGGCGCGGTGGTAAGCGTGGGTGCAGAACAGATCAGATCAAGGCCGGTACAAAATGCATTACAAGCCATACAAGGCAAAGCAGCCGGGGTTGATGTTACTTCAAACGAGCGCCCTGGTCAAGTTGGCTCCATTTTAATCAGAGGTGTACGATCTATAAATGCCAGCAATTCACCATTATACGTAGTAGACGGTATTCCATTTGCAGCAGGCGGTATTGAAGCCATCAATCCTAACGATATCGAAAGTATCGACATTTTAAAAGATGCATCCGCAACTGCAATCTATGGATCAAAAGGAGCAAATGGCGTTGTATTGGTTACCACTAAAAAAGGTAAAACAGGCAGGTTAACTTTAGATTATGTGGGTACGGCAACCATCGAAACCATCCAGAACAGAACACAGATGATGAATGCTGCCGAATACATCGAATTCCGCCGCGATGCTTACCGCCGTGTAGGTTATTTAAATCCTGCAGCTCAGGCAAGCACTACTTATCCTGTTATACCAACACAAGCAGATGATAACCGCATATTTCCTAACGATAGTTATGTAACGGCAAACATTGCGCAAGGCTGGCAAAATGGTGTTTACAACGGCAGCTTAGTGCCTACAACAAACTGGACCGATTTGGTTACACGGACCGGCATTACGCAAGACCATGTATTAAGCGCCAGTGGCGGTACAGACAAATTAAAAGCTTATGCCTCATTTGGCTACTTAAACCAGATTGGTACAGAACTTGGCCAGGATTATAACCGTTATACTTCTAAGGTAAGTGTAGAACTGAATCCGGTTAAGTGGTTTAAATTCGGGGCTAACATTACCGCATCTTACGGCTTGCAGAACTATGGGTTTTCAACAGGTAATGCAACCGGACCGAGCAGTTTATATGGTGCAGCACTAGGCATGCTACCTGTTGCTGTACCTTTCGATGTAAACGGTAACAGGATCAATTTACCCGGTGCAGACATCAATATTCAAAATCCCGTGGGTGAAGATCAGTACAATATCAATTTACGTAAAGTGTTAAGAACAATCGGCTCTTTTTATGCTGAAGTAAGCCTTTTGAAAGGATTGAAGTACCGTATTAACTTTGGCCCTGATTTTTACAACAACTACAATGGAAGATACCAGGATGCAAAATCAATCAATCGTGGCGCGGGCGAATCAGGCTCTACCAATTATGCTCAGCTTAACCAAAACAACAGATTTGCCTATACGCTGGATCACCTGGTTTACTACGATAAAACAATAAAAAAACACAACTTTGGTGTTACTTTATTGCAGAGTTCATCACTCTTTAAAGAAGAGAGTTCATCAATGACGGGAACTAAAATTCCTTTAAGTAACCCACTCTGGTATGGCTTAGGCGGTGCCAATATTCCTAGCCTGGATGCTTTTAGTACCGATTTGAGTAGAAACACTCTTGTATCCTACATGGCCAGAGTTAATTACAGCTTTAATAGCAAATACCTATTAACTGCATCTGCGCGTTGGGATGGTGCATCGCAATTGGCTGAAGGCAACAAATGGGACTTTTTCCCCTCTACCGCAATTGCGTGGCGCATAGATCAGGAAGATTTCATGAAAAACATCAAATGGATCGATCAGATGAAACTTCGCTTAGGTGTAGGTAGTGTAGGTAATTCGGCCATTTCTTATGGAACAACTTTAGGTAAATTACAGCCCTTAACTTATACTTATGGTAGTTCGGTACAAACGGGATATGTAGCATCAGATGCATCACTGGCTAGTCCTCCTACCTTACCAAACAAAGCGCTTGGATGGGAGCATACTTTACAATATAACCTTGGACTTGATTTTAGCTTAGTTAAAGGAAGAGTTGGCGGTTCCCTAGACTTATATAAATCTAAAACTACCGACCTGTTATTACAAAAAGACATTTCTTCAATAAATGGTTATACTTCATCTTTCGATAACATTGGAGAAACCCATAACAGAGGTATCGACATTACCCTGAACACTGTAAACTTAAAAAACAAAGATTTTAACTGGTCTACAACCTTAAGTTTCTCGGCAAGTAAAGATAAGGTGGTTAAACTGGCCAACGGCGATGTAATTGGTAGTTTATTGTTCATCGGTCAAAGGGTTAGAGTAGCCTACGATTTTGTCAAAGATGGCATCTGGCAAAATACGCCTGAAGACTTGGCTGAAATGGCAAAGTTTAATGCTAACCTGCCAGCAGCAAGCGCTTTTAAACCAGGCAGCATCCGGGTTAGGGATCTGAATAACGATTATAAAATTGATGCCAATAACGATAGAATGATTAGAGGAAGTTACACGCCAAGCTGGACCAGCGGGATGACCAATACCTTTACTTACAAAAACTTCGACCTTTCTATCTTTATTATTGCAAGATATAATTTTTTGATTGCCACGGGCGCCGAGTCACTACAGGGCCGTTTTGCCCAACGTTTGGTTGACTATTGGACACCAACCAACCCAACAAACGATTATCCTGCACCAAATTATGGAAGTGCAGCCGGCGATCCTTACCGAAGTGCTATGAACTACCAGGATGGATCTTTCGTAAAAATCAGAAATATCTCATTGGGCTATTATTTCCCGGAAAAAATTGCTAAAAAATTAGCATTATCTAAATTAAGGGTATATGCACAAGCCATTAATCCGGGTTTAATTTACTCTAATGTTGGCTGGGTTGATCCTGATTCGGGCATCTCATCCAACAATAGCGTTACCTCAACTTTTAACAGAGGTGTCGTATTTGGTGTTAATGTTAGCCTTTAA
- a CDS encoding DUF3526 domain-containing protein: protein MKKSRYNLEFKLFFRSSSSWIGIVVLLITGFAGLYFGKTFVARQKAVIEKAALLQKKNTINNINHFGKDIGLFFFHNKFTLANAPNNWAAFANGQRDINPYLISVTMLGLEGQLYDTDINNPVSLLLGNMDLSFVYIFLFPLVIIAFTYNLLSEQKESGIWSLLKAQTNRSFQVIWQKFLVRLVVIFTVALLLLFIAMLYLELPQDFTFFSVTILILLYLTFWFAISFFFISLGKSSNFNASALIAVWVLLCIVIPASFNLFLTWKYPVPEALQNVINQREGYHEKWDMAKDVTMKPFFEHYPQLKKYPFPEKKTFSWYWYYAMQQMGDDQAATSRFAIEKKLASRQYFTNMIALLFPTIQTQLGVNKMAGSDLNTHLRFQQAVRKYHEQIRLHFYPVIFLNQSVVNTDLKNYKLEKYNPQEIPYIWINMLSVSLLTIIIIGATAFNLKRFNN from the coding sequence ATGAAAAAAAGTAGATATAACCTTGAATTTAAATTGTTTTTTAGAAGTAGTTCCTCATGGATTGGGATCGTTGTGCTCCTGATAACAGGCTTTGCCGGCCTGTATTTCGGCAAAACCTTCGTCGCCAGGCAAAAGGCTGTAATTGAAAAAGCGGCATTGCTACAAAAGAAAAACACCATCAATAATATTAATCACTTTGGCAAAGATATTGGCCTGTTTTTTTTCCATAATAAGTTTACGCTGGCCAACGCACCGAACAACTGGGCTGCTTTTGCCAATGGGCAGCGAGATATCAATCCTTATTTAATTTCGGTAACCATGTTGGGTTTAGAAGGCCAACTTTATGATACAGATATTAATAACCCTGTTAGCCTGCTTTTGGGCAATATGGATCTTAGTTTCGTTTATATCTTTTTATTCCCACTGGTTATTATTGCCTTTACCTACAATCTTCTTTCAGAGCAAAAGGAAAGTGGAATTTGGTCGCTCTTAAAGGCACAAACCAACCGATCATTTCAGGTAATCTGGCAAAAATTTTTAGTCAGGCTAGTAGTAATTTTTACTGTTGCGCTGTTGCTGTTATTTATAGCAATGCTTTATCTAGAACTCCCGCAAGATTTCACCTTCTTTTCGGTTACCATACTTATTTTACTTTATCTGACTTTTTGGTTTGCTATTTCATTTTTCTTTATCTCTTTAGGTAAATCTTCTAATTTTAATGCATCGGCACTGATAGCAGTCTGGGTACTGCTCTGCATCGTGATTCCTGCATCTTTCAATCTTTTTCTAACTTGGAAGTACCCGGTACCTGAAGCTTTGCAAAATGTGATCAACCAACGAGAAGGTTACCACGAAAAGTGGGATATGGCTAAAGACGTAACCATGAAACCTTTTTTTGAACATTACCCCCAATTGAAGAAATATCCTTTTCCTGAAAAGAAAACCTTTAGCTGGTATTGGTATTATGCCATGCAGCAAATGGGCGATGACCAGGCGGCAACAAGCAGGTTTGCTATCGAAAAGAAACTCGCCAGCAGGCAGTATTTCACCAATATGATTGCCTTATTGTTCCCTACCATACAAACTCAGCTTGGGGTAAATAAAATGGCAGGATCTGATCTCAATACACATCTCCGTTTTCAACAGGCGGTTAGAAAATACCACGAGCAGATCCGTCTACATTTTTATCCGGTAATTTTTCTTAATCAATCAGTTGTGAATACAGACCTTAAAAATTATAAACTGGAAAAATATAATCCGCAAGAGATTCCATATATCTGGATTAACATGCTTTCGGTTTCGCTGCTAACCATAATTATTATTGGCGCCACGGCCTTCAATTTAAAAAGGTTCAATAATTAA